One stretch of Castor canadensis chromosome 14, mCasCan1.hap1v2, whole genome shotgun sequence DNA includes these proteins:
- the LOC141410454 gene encoding uncharacterized protein, translating to MTHGREKLYIYKQCGKPSSHLCAVEEHERTYGTEKPYVCEHCKKAFSSSRYLKTHERTHTGENPLVCKQCGKVFSAYSSLKTHERIHTGTKPYACKTCGKAFYTSSNLQRHVKTHSGEKPYVCEQCGKAFSTSSYLKTHEEIHTGKTFACKQCGKTFRSSNHLKNHERIHTGVKSYECKQCGKAFYWPSGLRSHEQIHSGEKTYVCKHCGKAFTSSRYLKLHEGIHIGAKPYACKQCGKAFYWSNVLRKHEKTHSGEKPYICK from the coding sequence ATGACTCATGGCAGAGAAAAACTCTATATTTATAAGCAGTGTGGGAAACCCAGCTCACATTTGTGTGCTGTTGAAGAACATGAAAGGACTTACGGTAcagagaaaccctatgtatgtgagCATTGTAAAAAAGCTTTTAGTTCTTCCAGATAcctcaaaacacatgaaagaactcacactggagaaaatCCCTTggtatgtaagcaatgtggaaaagtctTTAGTGCGTACAGTTCcctcaaaacacatgaaagaattcacactggaacAAAACCTTATGCATGTAAAacatgtgggaaagccttctatACTTCCAGTAATCTTCAAAGACATGTAAAAACTCACAGTGGTGAGAAACCATATGTATGTGAGCAGTGTGGAAAAGCTTTTAGTACTTCCAGTTacctaaaaacacatgaagaaattcacACTGGAAAGACctttgcatgtaagcaatgtgggaaaacgTTTAGGTCATCCAATCACCTCAAAAATCATGAACGAATTCACACTGGAGTGAAATCTTatgaatgtaaacaatgtgggaaagccttctatTGGCCCAGTGGTCTTAGATCACATGAACAAATTCATTCTGGTGAGAAAACCTATGTATGCAAGCATTGTGGAAAAGCTTTTACTTCTTCTAGATACCTGAAGTTACATGAAGGAATCCACATTGGAGCAAAACCTtatgcatgtaaacaatgtgggaaagccttctatTGGTCCAATGTccttagaaaacatgaaaaaactcaCAGTGGTGAGAAACCCTATATATGTAAGTAA